The Aeromicrobium sp. Leaf245 genome includes a region encoding these proteins:
- a CDS encoding RNA methyltransferase: MTVRSGRIKRARRLATRRFRAETGEFLAEGPQAVREALAVPDVVLEVFATAAAQERHPLLHQAADAASVTWTVVDDEVLAEVADATTPQGIVAVCRTVVRGLEAVPDEARLVVVCHDMRDPGNAGAVIRCADAAGADAVVLSADSVDPTNPKAVRAGAGSLFHLPVVVHRDHGEVLEALRARGLQVLATDGDADVDLFDADREGSGLDLAAPTAWVMGNEAQGLPAEVRDAADLAVAVPILGRAESLNLATAAAVCLYASARAQGDR, encoded by the coding sequence GTGACCGTCCGCAGCGGACGGATCAAGCGTGCTCGACGGCTTGCCACGCGGCGTTTCCGGGCCGAGACCGGCGAGTTCCTCGCCGAGGGCCCGCAGGCCGTGCGCGAGGCCCTCGCCGTGCCCGACGTGGTGCTCGAGGTCTTCGCCACCGCCGCGGCGCAGGAGAGGCACCCGCTCCTGCACCAGGCGGCCGACGCCGCCTCCGTCACCTGGACGGTGGTCGACGACGAGGTGCTCGCCGAGGTCGCCGACGCCACCACGCCCCAGGGCATCGTGGCCGTGTGCCGCACGGTCGTCAGGGGCCTCGAGGCCGTGCCGGACGAGGCGCGTCTCGTGGTGGTGTGCCACGACATGCGCGACCCCGGCAACGCCGGTGCGGTCATCCGGTGCGCCGACGCCGCCGGCGCGGACGCCGTGGTGCTGTCGGCCGACAGCGTGGACCCCACGAACCCGAAGGCCGTCCGGGCCGGTGCCGGCAGCCTGTTCCACCTCCCCGTCGTGGTCCACCGCGACCACGGCGAGGTGCTCGAGGCGCTTCGGGCACGCGGTCTCCAGGTGCTCGCCACCGACGGCGACGCCGACGTCGACCTCTTCGACGCCGATCGCGAGGGCTCGGGTCTCGACCTGGCCGCCCCGACGGCCTGGGTCATGGGCAACGAGGCCCAGGGACTGCCCGCCGAGGTGCGCGACGCCGCCGACCTCGCCGTGGCCGTGCCGATCCTCGGCCGCGCCGAGAGCCTGAACCTGGCCACCGCAGCCGCGGTGTGCCTCTACGCCAGTGCGCGTGCCCAGGGAGATCGATGA
- the pheS gene encoding phenylalanine--tRNA ligase subunit alpha, whose protein sequence is MSAPNSDYDPVEVAALGEAEVARVRDAALAAIAAADSLDALKQVRIAHTGDRSPLALANREIGALPPQARKDAGQRIGQARGAVNQALAARSTELESLEEERRLAEETVDVTLPTDVEPIGARHPITTIQEHVADIFVAMGWEVAEGPEVEAEWLNFDALNLGPNHPARTMQDTFWVEPESAALVLRTHTSPVQARTMLTRTPPIYVVCPGRVYRTDEADATHMPVFHQVEGLAIDRGLSMAHLKGTLDHFAAAVYGPGMTTRFRPSYFPFTEPSAEVDLLCYVCHNAADAVADCGTCRGEGWIEWGGCGVVNPRVLVACGVDPEEYSGFAFGMGLDRTITSRYDIADLRDLWDGDIRFTQPFGVGL, encoded by the coding sequence GTGTCCGCCCCGAACTCCGACTACGACCCCGTCGAGGTCGCCGCGCTGGGCGAGGCCGAGGTCGCGCGCGTGCGCGACGCCGCCCTCGCCGCGATCGCCGCCGCCGACTCCCTCGACGCGCTCAAGCAGGTGCGCATCGCCCACACCGGCGACCGCTCCCCGCTCGCGCTCGCGAACCGCGAGATCGGCGCGCTCCCGCCGCAGGCCCGCAAGGACGCGGGGCAGCGGATCGGACAGGCGCGCGGGGCCGTCAACCAGGCCCTGGCTGCTCGCTCCACGGAGCTCGAGTCGCTCGAGGAGGAGCGGCGTCTCGCCGAGGAGACCGTCGACGTGACGCTGCCGACCGACGTCGAGCCGATCGGCGCCCGGCACCCCATCACCACCATCCAGGAGCACGTCGCCGACATCTTCGTCGCGATGGGCTGGGAGGTCGCGGAGGGCCCCGAGGTCGAGGCCGAGTGGCTCAACTTCGACGCGCTCAACCTGGGCCCGAACCACCCGGCGCGCACGATGCAGGACACGTTCTGGGTCGAGCCGGAGAGTGCCGCGCTGGTGCTGCGCACGCACACGTCGCCGGTCCAGGCGCGCACGATGCTCACCCGCACCCCGCCGATCTACGTCGTCTGCCCCGGCCGCGTCTACCGCACCGACGAGGCCGACGCCACGCACATGCCGGTCTTCCACCAGGTCGAGGGCCTGGCGATCGACCGCGGCCTGTCGATGGCGCACCTCAAGGGCACGCTCGACCACTTCGCCGCCGCGGTCTACGGGCCGGGGATGACCACGCGGTTCCGCCCGTCCTACTTCCCGTTCACCGAGCCGAGCGCCGAGGTCGACCTGCTCTGCTACGTCTGTCACAACGCCGCGGACGCCGTCGCCGACTGCGGCACGTGCCGCGGCGAGGGCTGGATCGAGTGGGGCGGCTGCGGCGTGGTGAACCCGCGCGTCCTGGTCGCCTGCGGCGTCGACCCCGAGGAGTACTCGGGCTTCGCCTTCGGGATGGGGCTGGACCGCACCATCACCAGCCGGTACGACATCGCCGACCTGCGCGACCTGTGGGACGGCGACATCCGCTTCACCCAGCCGTTCGGAGTTGGTCTGTAG
- a CDS encoding 3-keto-5-aminohexanoate cleavage protein, whose amino-acid sequence MTTTVLQCCLNGSRDVDEHPGVPVTAESCAADAAAVVAAGAQDLHVHPRTGDGRDSLEPADVAHWVEAVRAVVDVPVGVTTGAWAWTGGTSPARAVAAWTVLPDHASVNWHERDAVDLAAALVDRGVQLSAGLWTEDAARDWLASTWREHTSVVLLELADAPDQRETAEALLELVRPTGIPVLLHGEGRSAWPMLDLAVELGVSTRIGLEDVVEGPDGEHVDGNLALVELASARGARRE is encoded by the coding sequence ATGACCACCACCGTCCTGCAGTGCTGCCTGAACGGGTCCCGCGACGTCGACGAGCACCCCGGGGTGCCGGTCACCGCCGAGTCCTGCGCCGCCGACGCCGCCGCCGTCGTCGCCGCCGGCGCCCAGGACCTGCACGTGCACCCGCGCACGGGCGACGGACGCGACAGCCTCGAGCCGGCCGACGTCGCGCACTGGGTCGAGGCGGTCCGCGCCGTCGTCGACGTCCCGGTGGGGGTCACCACGGGTGCGTGGGCCTGGACCGGTGGGACCTCGCCGGCCCGCGCCGTGGCCGCGTGGACGGTGCTGCCCGACCACGCGTCGGTCAACTGGCACGAGCGCGACGCCGTCGACCTCGCGGCGGCGCTCGTCGACCGCGGCGTCCAGCTGAGTGCCGGCCTCTGGACCGAGGACGCGGCCCGCGACTGGCTCGCCTCCACGTGGCGCGAGCACACGTCGGTGGTGCTGCTCGAGCTGGCCGACGCCCCCGACCAGCGCGAGACGGCCGAGGCGCTCCTGGAGCTGGTGCGTCCGACCGGCATCCCGGTCCTGCTGCACGGGGAGGGCCGCTCGGCCTGGCCGATGCTGGACCTCGCGGTCGAGCTCGGGGTCTCCACGCGCATCGGGCTGGAGGACGTCGTCGAGGGCCCGGACGGCGAGCACGTCGACGGCAACCTCGCGCTCGTGGAGCTCGCGTCGGCACGCGGCGCTCGTCGCGAGTAG
- the rplT gene encoding 50S ribosomal protein L20 yields MARVKRSVNAQKKRRETLERASGYRGQRSRLYRKAKEQVTHSLVYNYRDRKAKKGDFRRLWIQRINAAVRAEGLTYNRFIQGLKAAGVEVDRKMLAELAVNEPAAFSALVQVAKDNLPADVNAPKEDATA; encoded by the coding sequence ATGGCACGCGTCAAGCGTTCCGTCAACGCGCAGAAGAAGCGCCGCGAGACCCTCGAGCGGGCGTCCGGCTACCGTGGCCAGCGCTCGCGCCTGTACCGCAAGGCCAAGGAGCAGGTCACTCACTCCCTGGTCTACAACTACCGTGACCGCAAGGCCAAGAAGGGCGACTTCCGTCGTCTCTGGATCCAGCGCATCAACGCTGCCGTCCGCGCCGAGGGCCTCACGTACAACCGCTTCATCCAGGGCCTCAAGGCCGCGGGTGTCGAGGTCGACCGCAAGATGCTCGCCGAGCTGGCCGTCAACGAGCCGGCCGCGTTCAGCGCCCTCGTCCAGGTCGCGAAGGACAACCTTCCGGCCGACGTGAACGCGCCCAAGGAAGACGCGACGGCCTGA
- a CDS encoding ATP-binding protein: protein MDLDDFPDGVVIAGADGIVEYVNGRIEKMARAAPGEMLGMHLSDAMPFDDLNGNSWYDSTHPYDGLNIRNRLSEQSWYSPRGSEYLVTARLVRDRPGGTVVKVIASVRNAKVRNQRDRERSDLVATVAHELRSPLTGIKGFTATLLSKWDRFSEEQRQFMLETVDSDADRLSRLITELLDAARIDAGRLTLRRGPVKLDEVVRGVLRSASAGGEPFELSTIGEPHLVWGDADRMTQVATNLIENAMRHGHGLRKVVVEHLGEDDAVAGGGGAVLEIHDQGPGIPEEMRQRVFSRFWRSGPGAGSGLGMYIVRGIVEEHGGRIEIGDAEGGGACIRVWVPVNEPDALTD, encoded by the coding sequence ATGGACCTCGACGACTTCCCCGACGGCGTGGTCATCGCCGGTGCGGACGGGATCGTCGAGTACGTCAACGGACGCATCGAGAAGATGGCGCGGGCCGCGCCGGGCGAGATGCTCGGGATGCACCTGTCCGACGCCATGCCGTTCGACGACCTGAACGGCAACAGCTGGTACGACTCCACCCACCCCTACGACGGGCTGAACATCCGGAACCGGCTCTCCGAGCAGTCCTGGTACTCGCCGCGGGGCAGCGAGTACCTCGTGACGGCCCGGCTGGTGCGTGACCGGCCCGGCGGCACGGTGGTCAAGGTCATCGCGAGCGTGCGCAACGCGAAGGTGCGCAACCAGCGGGACCGTGAGCGGTCGGACCTGGTGGCCACCGTCGCCCACGAGCTGCGGTCGCCCCTCACGGGCATCAAGGGCTTCACCGCCACCCTCCTGTCGAAGTGGGACCGCTTCTCCGAGGAGCAGCGCCAGTTCATGCTCGAGACGGTCGACTCCGACGCGGACCGCCTCAGTCGACTCATCACCGAGCTCCTCGACGCCGCCCGCATCGACGCAGGCCGGCTCACCCTGCGTCGCGGACCCGTGAAGCTCGACGAGGTCGTCAGGGGAGTCCTGCGCAGCGCCTCGGCCGGTGGTGAGCCCTTCGAGCTCTCCACGATCGGCGAGCCGCACCTGGTGTGGGGCGACGCCGACCGGATGACCCAGGTGGCCACCAACCTGATCGAGAACGCCATGCGGCACGGGCACGGTCTCCGGAAGGTCGTGGTCGAGCACCTGGGCGAGGACGACGCCGTCGCCGGAGGTGGGGGAGCGGTGCTGGAGATCCACGACCAGGGGCCCGGCATCCCCGAGGAGATGCGCCAGCGCGTGTTCAGCCGCTTCTGGCGCTCCGGTCCCGGGGCGGGCAGCGGGCTCGGCATGTACATCGTGCGCGGCATCGTCGAGGAGCACGGCGGCCGCATCGAGATCGGCGATGCCGAGGGTGGTGGCGCCTGCATCCGGGTGTGGGTGCCCGTGAACGAGCCCGACGCCCTGACCGACTGA